The following are from one region of the Littorina saxatilis isolate snail1 linkage group LG4, US_GU_Lsax_2.0, whole genome shotgun sequence genome:
- the LOC138964323 gene encoding keratin-associated protein 4-5-like: MLTVKMLKLLETGTCRDLHLQDGDKHGQTSQRPPDTLRLCSYHSSQLRPYTCQISQLRPDTCQISQLRPDTCQINQRRPYTCHISPDICHISQLRPDTCQINQRRPYTCQISQQRPDTSQISQLRPYTCHISQLRPHTCQISHLRAFTCQISHRRLNSCQTIQQRGNSRLETTCEPTC; the protein is encoded by the exons ATGCTGACTGTGAAAATGCTGAAATTGCTGGAGACTGGAACGTGTCGCGACTTGCACCTCCAAGACGGAGACAAGCACGGGCAGACCAGCCAACGGCCCCCGGACACGCTTCGCCTGTGCAGCTACCACAGCAGCCAGCTGCGCCCGTACACCTGCCAGATCAGTCAGCTACGCCCGGACACCTGCCAAATCAGCCAGCTACGCCCGGACACCTGCCAGATCAACCAGCGACGCCCGTACACCTGCCACATCAGCCCGGACATCTGCCACATCAGCCAGCTACGCCCGGACACCTGCCAGATCAACCAGCGACGCCCGTACACCTGCCAGATCAGCCAACAACGCCCGGACACCAGCCAGATCAGCCAGCTACGCCCGTACACCTGCCACATCAGCCAGCTACGCCCGCACACCTGCCAGATAAGCCATCTACGCGCGTTCACCTGCCAGATCAGCCATCGACGCCTCAACAGCTGCCAGACCATCCAGCAAAGAG GGAACTCAAGATTGGAGACTACGTGTGAGCCTACCTGTTGA